In one Streptomyces venezuelae genomic region, the following are encoded:
- a CDS encoding TauD/TfdA dioxygenase family protein, whose protein sequence is MYEGRRTLRRLPENWQERPYELLDVVPQGRVIGAEIRGVDLARPLTAALREELNRALLEWKVLFFRGARITSEQQRAFALNWGDLETNPLLARGAADDVVRFDKGGSATPTYENVWHADVTFRERPALGAVLQLHEVPPFGGDTMWADMAAAYDNLPDTVKARIDGARAVHDFIPGFARFYGPDRLAPLQDRFPPVTHPVVRTHPETGRRMLFVNTSFTTHIVGMEREESDRLLGYLVRQAHVPEYQVRFHWQAGDVAFWDNRATQHYAVDDYAPHRRVAERVAIAGDLPY, encoded by the coding sequence ATGTACGAGGGCCGCCGCACCCTGCGCCGCCTGCCCGAGAACTGGCAGGAGCGCCCCTACGAACTCCTCGACGTCGTGCCCCAGGGCCGCGTCATAGGCGCCGAGATCCGCGGCGTCGACCTGGCCCGCCCGCTGACGGCGGCCCTGCGCGAGGAGCTCAACCGCGCCCTGCTGGAGTGGAAGGTCCTGTTCTTCCGCGGGGCCCGCATCACCTCCGAGCAGCAGCGCGCCTTCGCCCTCAACTGGGGCGACCTGGAGACCAATCCGCTGCTCGCCCGCGGCGCCGCCGACGACGTCGTCCGCTTCGACAAGGGCGGCAGCGCCACTCCCACGTACGAGAACGTCTGGCACGCGGACGTCACCTTCCGCGAACGTCCCGCGTTGGGCGCCGTGTTGCAGCTGCACGAGGTGCCGCCGTTCGGCGGCGACACGATGTGGGCGGACATGGCGGCGGCGTACGACAACCTGCCCGACACCGTGAAGGCGCGCATCGACGGCGCCCGCGCCGTGCACGACTTCATCCCCGGATTCGCCCGTTTCTACGGCCCGGACCGGCTCGCCCCGCTCCAGGACCGCTTCCCGCCCGTCACCCACCCCGTGGTGCGCACGCACCCCGAGACCGGGCGGCGCATGCTCTTCGTGAACACGTCCTTCACCACGCACATCGTCGGCATGGAACGCGAGGAGAGCGACCGGCTCCTCGGCTACCTCGTGCGGCAGGCCCATGTGCCGGAGTACCAGGTGCGGTTCCACTGGCAGGCGGGCGACGTCGCCTTCTGGGACAACCGCGCCACGCAGCACTACGCCGTCGACGACTACGCCCCGCACCGGAGGGTCGCGGAGCGCGTCGCGATCGCGGGCGACCTGCCGTACTGA
- a CDS encoding GNAT family N-acetyltransferase yields the protein MIPTDFRTDRLDLVPLRVEHADEMAAVLGDPALHTFIGGAPDDVEALRARYRRMLAGSPDPGVSWCNWVLRLRAEDRPGLVGTVQATVTPEGLAEIAWVVGTPWQGRGFASEAARGLVEWLARRHVRTVVAHVHPDHAASAAVARSAGLAATDVVQDGEIRWEARLGV from the coding sequence ATGATCCCCACCGATTTCCGCACGGACCGGCTCGACCTCGTACCGCTGCGCGTCGAGCACGCCGACGAGATGGCCGCCGTGCTCGGCGACCCCGCGCTGCACACGTTCATCGGCGGCGCGCCCGACGACGTCGAGGCGCTGCGCGCCCGTTATCGCCGGATGCTCGCCGGTTCCCCCGATCCGGGCGTCTCCTGGTGCAACTGGGTGCTGCGGCTCCGTGCCGAGGACCGTCCGGGCCTGGTCGGGACGGTGCAGGCGACGGTCACTCCGGAGGGCCTCGCGGAGATCGCCTGGGTGGTCGGGACGCCGTGGCAGGGGCGCGGTTTCGCGTCGGAGGCGGCTCGTGGCCTCGTGGAGTGGCTGGCGCGACGGCACGTGCGTACAGTCGTCGCGCACGTCCATCCCGACCACGCGGCCTCCGCGGCCGTGGCGAGGTCGGCGGGGCTCGCCGCCACGGATGTGGTCCAGGACGGCGAGATCCGCTGGGAGGCGAGGCTCGGGGTCTGA
- a CDS encoding CaiB/BaiF CoA transferase family protein produces MTHTPGTHGGALAGVKVLDLSRVLAGPYCAQLLADHGADVIKVEPPAGDETRGWGPPFVAPDTSAYYRNLNRGKKNVVVDLSVPEGRDILDTLLLGTDVLVENFKAGTLAKWGYPDDELRRRFPALVHCRITGFGTDGPLGGRPGYDAVLQAYGGLMSVNGETDGPAMRVGVPVVDQVTGILAFSGILLALHERHRSGQGQLVDCTLLDTVISLLHPHSASWLADGGVPRRTGSAHPSIAPYDAFDAADGPLFVAVGNDRQFGALTDVLDVPELARDPRFCTNPDRVRHQRELRAELEKAIAVRPRAELTALLTARGIPASPVHDVAEALTAPQVRHRGLVVEDGDYRGLASPVSLSRTPAEVRAEVRGAGADTREVLAARGFDEEAIEGAVVRGVVRAPAIKDDA; encoded by the coding sequence ATGACACACACCCCCGGCACGCACGGCGGCGCCCTCGCCGGAGTCAAGGTGCTCGACCTGTCCCGCGTCCTCGCCGGACCCTACTGCGCCCAGCTGCTCGCCGACCACGGGGCCGACGTCATCAAGGTCGAACCGCCCGCCGGGGACGAAACCCGCGGCTGGGGCCCGCCGTTCGTCGCGCCCGACACCTCCGCCTACTACCGGAACCTCAACCGCGGCAAGAAGAACGTCGTCGTCGACCTGTCCGTGCCCGAGGGGCGCGACATCCTCGACACGCTCCTGCTCGGCACCGACGTGCTCGTGGAGAACTTCAAGGCGGGCACCCTCGCCAAATGGGGTTACCCGGACGACGAGTTGCGCCGCCGGTTCCCCGCCCTCGTCCACTGCCGCATCACCGGCTTCGGGACCGACGGACCACTCGGCGGCCGGCCCGGCTACGACGCGGTCCTCCAGGCCTACGGCGGCCTCATGAGCGTCAACGGCGAGACGGACGGACCGGCGATGCGTGTCGGCGTGCCGGTCGTCGACCAGGTCACCGGCATCCTCGCCTTCTCCGGCATCCTGCTGGCCCTGCACGAACGCCACCGCTCCGGACAGGGCCAGCTCGTCGACTGCACACTCCTGGACACCGTGATCAGCCTCCTCCACCCGCACTCCGCGTCGTGGCTCGCCGACGGCGGCGTGCCGCGCCGCACCGGCTCCGCGCACCCCAGCATCGCGCCCTACGACGCCTTCGACGCGGCCGACGGGCCGCTCTTCGTCGCGGTCGGCAACGACCGGCAGTTCGGGGCGCTCACGGACGTCCTCGACGTGCCCGAGCTGGCCAGGGACCCGCGCTTTTGCACCAACCCGGACCGCGTGCGCCACCAGCGGGAGCTGCGCGCCGAGTTGGAGAAGGCCATCGCGGTCCGCCCCCGCGCCGAGCTCACCGCGCTCCTCACGGCGCGCGGCATCCCGGCCTCGCCCGTCCACGACGTCGCCGAGGCGCTCACCGCACCCCAGGTGCGCCACCGCGGCCTCGTCGTCGAGGACGGCGACTACCGCGGTCTCGCCTCGCCCGTCTCCCTGTCCCGCACACCCGCCGAGGTGCGGGCCGAGGTGCGGGGCGCGGGGGCGGACACGCGGGAGGTGCTCGCGGCCCGGGGGTTCGACGAGGAGGCGATCGAAGGAGCGGTCGTACGTGGGGTGGTACGGGCGCCTGCCATCAAGGACGACGCGTGA
- a CDS encoding cupin domain-containing protein, translated as MVNQPHRTRAMPVPYEGLPGGIGVSRLSVYDWPAVDGRRGGTPHLHLTCSEGYAVTGGSGAVQTLTADGFQETPLSPGALVWFTPGTIHRLVNDGGLTIDVLMQNCGLPEAGDAVLTLPPPLLAAPETYRAAVALPAEGSDAELAAAARHRRDLAVEGFTALVEATEAGDPEPLTAFHRAAVALVRPLAAAWRERWRAGAAAAAEATGAQLDRLERGDADYLARATVRAEQPAARGRFGMCGRLDVYDVA; from the coding sequence ATGGTGAACCAACCGCACCGAACGCGGGCCATGCCCGTCCCGTACGAAGGACTCCCCGGCGGCATCGGGGTCTCCCGGCTCAGCGTCTACGACTGGCCTGCCGTCGACGGCAGGCGCGGCGGAACTCCCCATCTGCACCTGACCTGTTCGGAGGGGTACGCGGTCACCGGCGGGAGCGGCGCCGTGCAGACCCTCACCGCGGACGGTTTCCAGGAGACCCCCCTCTCTCCCGGCGCCCTGGTGTGGTTCACCCCCGGCACCATCCACCGCCTGGTCAACGACGGCGGACTGACCATCGACGTCCTCATGCAGAACTGCGGACTCCCCGAGGCCGGCGACGCCGTCCTGACGCTGCCGCCGCCGCTGCTCGCCGCCCCGGAGACCTACCGCGCCGCCGTCGCCCTGCCCGCCGAAGGAAGCGACGCCGAGCTCGCCGCCGCGGCCCGGCACCGACGCGACCTGGCCGTCGAGGGGTTCACCGCGCTCGTCGAGGCGACCGAGGCGGGGGACCCGGAGCCGCTGACCGCCTTCCACCGCGCCGCCGTCGCCCTGGTCCGGCCGCTGGCGGCGGCCTGGCGGGAGCGCTGGCGTGCGGGTGCGGCCGCCGCCGCGGAGGCGACCGGCGCCCAGCTCGACCGGCTGGAGCGCGGCGACGCCGACTATCTCGCGCGGGCCACGGTGCGGGCCGAACAGCCCGCGGCCCGCGGCCGGTTCGGGATGTGCGGACGGCTGGACGTCTACGACGTGGCGTGA
- a CDS encoding SSI family serine proteinase inhibitor has translation MRRTLKAVGAAAAAATCVLAATAGTAQAEAPKTESLYAPSALVLTVGQGENAESAAVERAVTLTCTPRPGGTHPSAAAACAELAKVNGQFTQLVGASSDAICTKEWRPVTVSVAGVWNGKHVNWTSTFANQCTMKAGLGEGAALTF, from the coding sequence ATGCGTCGCACCCTCAAGGCCGTGGGAGCAGCCGCGGCGGCGGCCACCTGCGTCCTCGCCGCGACGGCAGGCACCGCGCAGGCCGAGGCCCCGAAGACGGAGAGCCTCTACGCACCGTCCGCCCTCGTGCTGACGGTCGGCCAGGGCGAGAACGCCGAATCCGCGGCGGTGGAGCGCGCCGTGACGCTCACCTGTACACCCCGGCCCGGCGGCACCCACCCGTCGGCGGCCGCGGCCTGCGCCGAACTCGCCAAGGTCAACGGGCAGTTCACCCAGCTCGTCGGCGCCTCGTCCGACGCCATCTGTACCAAGGAGTGGCGTCCGGTCACCGTGTCCGTCGCCGGTGTCTGGAACGGCAAGCACGTCAACTGGACCAGCACCTTCGCCAACCAGTGCACGATGAAGGCGGGTCTCGGGGAGGGTGCGGCACTGACCTTCTGA